A window of the Enoplosus armatus isolate fEnoArm2 chromosome 5, fEnoArm2.hap1, whole genome shotgun sequence genome harbors these coding sequences:
- the slc46a1 gene encoding proton-coupled folate transporter, with the protein MDESDTAAILSGDVLDATSTGDEMSTNVSGHKKEEADVPTTRSVLTPFTCSLPVSVEPVLFLSMFSLALQAPLSTQYLWDRISEDLGYNGSKRSECNNGSVPPDPLQKEVETLTAHWNLYISLGGFSVGLLVVPLLGSWSDLAGRRPVLILPNLGLALQAVVYLVVMYLKLPVVYFLLGRLLSGLSGDFNAILAGCFSYVADTSDRKSRTFRVAVLEACLGLSGMLASIIGGQWRRAQGYINPFWLVLATNLAAALYAYLFVRESVLPDPSAKLLTSHHHKAVWHLFSTGGSTSEAGGRLHRCKLWLYTLCFFLVVTVHFGSRELYVLYELSSPLCWGPALIGYGSAAQHLAYLTSLLGLKIMQHCLEDSWVALVGLASNITGLVVFSVAGTTQLMFIGYGLCFLFMAATPVLRSKLSKLVDPSEQGALFASVACVESLCSLVSSGVFNSLYPATLHFMKGFPFLFAAIILFIPAGIIGTLQCLDQRRDHRDSAAS; encoded by the exons ATGGACGAGTCGGACACCGCAGCCATCCTCTCGGGCGATGTGCTCGACGCCACATCAACCGGCGATGAAATGTCGACCAACGTCTCTGGCCACAAAAAAGAGGAGGCTGACGTACCGACCACCCGCTCCGTACTAACTCCGTTTACATGCTCGCTGCCGGTTTCTGTGGAGCCAGTGTTGTTCCTCTCCATGTTTTCTCTGGCCCTGCAGGCGCCTCTGTCCACACAGTATCTGTGGGACCGCATTAGTGAGGATCTCGGCTACAACGGCTCCAAGAGGTCGGAGTGTAACAACGGCTCCGTGCCCCCCGACCCCCTTCAGAAG GAGGTGGAAACCTTGACAGCCCACTGGAACCTGTACATCAGTCTTGGGGGCTTTTCTGTAGGGCTGTTGGTGGTGCCTCTCCTGGGCTCGTGGAGTGATCTCGCTGGCCGTAGGCCTGTCCTCATCTTACCCAACCTGGGCCTGGCCCTCCAAGCAGTGGTTTACCTGGTGGTGATGTACCTGAAGCTGCCTGTGGTCTACTTTCTGTTGGGCAGGCTGCTTAGTGGCCTTAGTGGTGATTTCAACGCCATCTTGGCAGGCTGCTTTTCATATGTGGCTGACACCAGCGACAGAAAGTCCCGCACCTTCAGGGTGGCAGTCTTGGAGGCTTGTCTGGGCCTTTCAGGGATGCTAGCCAGCATCATCGGAGGGCAGTGGCGGCGGGCACAAGG GTACATCAACCCATTCTGGCTGGTCCTGGCTACTAACTTGGCGGCAGCTCTGTACGCTTACTTGTTTGTACGtgagtctgtcctgccagacCCAAGTGCCAAGCTCCTCACCTCTCACCATCATAAAGCTGTCTGGCACCTCTTCTCAACAGGAGGCAGTACCAGTGAGGCGGGTGGAAGACTTCACAGATGCAAGCTGTGGCTTTACACGCTGTGTTTCTTTCTGGTGGTGACTGTACACTTCGGCAGCAGGGAGCTGTACGTGTTGTATGAGCTGAGCTCTCCGCTGTGCTGGGGGCCGGCCCTCATTGGCTACGGATCAGCAGCTCAGCACCTGGCCTACCTTACCAGTCTGCTGGGGCTGAAGATCATGCAGCACTGCCTGGAGGACTCCTGGGTGGCTCTCGTGGGTCTGGCCTCCAACATCACTGGGCTGGTGGTCTTCTCTGTAGCTGGCACCACCCAGCTCATGTTCATAG GGTATggtctgtgtttcctcttcatGGCCGCCACACCTGTTCTCAGGTCAAAGCTGTCCAAGTTGGTGGACCCATCAGAGCAAG gTGCCCTGTTTGCCTCTGTTGCCTGTGTGGAGAGCTTATGTTCTCTGGTGAGCAGTGGCGTCTTCAACTCCCTGTACCCAGCCACACTGCACTTCATGAAGGGCTTCCCCTTCCTTTTTGCTgccatcatcctcttcatccctgCTGGAATAATTGG GACCCTGCAGTGTTTAGACCAGaggagagaccacagagactcTGCAGCATCCTGA